A window from uncultured Anaeromusa sp. encodes these proteins:
- the fumC gene encoding class II fumarate hydratase, translating to MEYRIEKDSIGEIKVPVDKLWGAQTQRSFENFRIGTEKIPLELVAVFGVLKRAAAAVNKDLGLLDEVRADAIIAACDELLANKLEGNFPLSVWQTGSGTQFNMNINEVLAHRAEQILADKGQEIKVHPNDHVNRSQSSNDIFPTSLHVAGLTLIRKQLLPALEALLHTLQCKSEEFNSIIKIGRTHLMDATPLTLGQEISGWAGMLERNQTMLVTGLDFLRKLAMGGTAVGTGINSHPDFAVAIAAEISRLTGEDFETSPNKFHALTSKDEMVAVHGLLKALAADLMKIANDVRWLASGPRCGIGEITIPSNEPGSSIMPSKVNPTQAEALTMVVTQVFGNDTTVSFAASQGNFQLNVFMPVIAYNFIQSVRLLSDAMNSFNEKCAVGIEPNLKKIDHNLNQSLILITGLVPLIGYDKAAEIAKKAFRENITLKESAMATGYVSEADYDLHMDPSKLITAHS from the coding sequence ATGGAATACCGCATAGAAAAGGACTCGATCGGGGAAATAAAAGTGCCTGTTGATAAACTATGGGGGGCTCAGACACAGCGGAGTTTCGAAAATTTCCGTATCGGTACTGAAAAAATTCCACTGGAGTTGGTAGCGGTATTTGGCGTGCTGAAACGAGCTGCCGCTGCTGTAAATAAGGACCTAGGCTTGCTGGATGAAGTTAGAGCCGACGCGATTATCGCAGCATGCGATGAATTGTTAGCGAATAAACTGGAAGGTAACTTTCCTTTGTCCGTATGGCAAACAGGCAGCGGTACCCAGTTTAATATGAATATTAATGAGGTGCTGGCCCATCGGGCTGAGCAAATTTTAGCGGACAAGGGGCAAGAAATAAAAGTTCACCCTAATGACCATGTGAATCGTTCGCAAAGCTCTAATGATATTTTTCCCACCTCCTTGCACGTGGCAGGATTGACGCTGATTCGGAAACAGCTCTTACCGGCATTAGAGGCATTATTGCATACGTTGCAGTGCAAATCGGAAGAGTTTAACAGCATCATAAAGATAGGGCGGACGCACTTAATGGATGCGACGCCGTTGACGCTCGGACAGGAAATCAGCGGCTGGGCGGGTATGCTGGAGAGAAATCAAACGATGCTTGTTACAGGCCTGGATTTTTTACGCAAGCTGGCTATGGGCGGGACTGCGGTTGGGACGGGAATCAATTCTCATCCTGACTTTGCCGTTGCCATTGCAGCCGAAATTAGTCGGCTTACGGGAGAGGATTTTGAGACGTCACCCAATAAATTTCATGCTCTTACCAGTAAAGATGAAATGGTGGCCGTACATGGCCTATTGAAAGCCTTGGCCGCGGATTTGATGAAGATTGCGAATGATGTCCGATGGTTGGCCAGCGGACCGCGCTGCGGCATTGGTGAAATTACGATACCGTCCAATGAACCGGGAAGTTCAATAATGCCCTCCAAAGTGAACCCCACCCAGGCAGAGGCGCTGACGATGGTAGTAACGCAAGTTTTTGGCAATGATACGACGGTGTCTTTTGCGGCGAGTCAGGGGAATTTCCAGTTGAATGTGTTTATGCCGGTTATTGCGTATAATTTTATACAATCCGTCCGGCTGCTTAGTGACGCTATGAATTCATTTAACGAAAAGTGTGCAGTGGGGATCGAGCCTAACTTGAAAAAAATTGACCATAATTTGAATCAATCCTTAATCTTGATTACTGGCTTAGTTCCGCTGATTGGATATGATAAAGCGGCTGAAATTGCCAAGAAGGCGTTTCGCGAAAATATTACCTTAAAAGAGTCGGCTATGGCGACTGGCTATGTGAGTGAAGCGGATTACGATTTGCATA
- a CDS encoding thioredoxin family protein: MKDITVLITDWCPHCKRAINWIDEVKQENPKYQEIKVEIIDEEKTPSIAKQYDYYYVPTYFVGTRKAFEGGTTKEIVRKVFEEASEMEA, from the coding sequence ATGAAAGATATTACGGTGCTTATAACAGATTGGTGTCCTCATTGCAAAAGAGCAATTAACTGGATTGATGAGGTAAAACAGGAAAATCCGAAATATCAAGAGATTAAAGTAGAAATTATTGATGAAGAAAAAACACCTTCAATTGCAAAGCAATACGATTACTATTATGTGCCAACGTACTTTGTAGGAACGCGTAAAGCCTTTGAAGGCGGCACTACGAAAGAGATTGTGCGTAAAGTGTTTGAAGAGGCTAGTGAAATGGAAGCTTAG